A window from Kovacikia minuta CCNUW1 encodes these proteins:
- the glyQ gene encoding glycine--tRNA ligase subunit alpha has translation MNFQKVIAALHQFWGDRGCLIVQPYDTEKGAGTKSPHTFLRAIGPEPWSVAYVEPCRRPADGRYGENPNRVQHYYQYQVLIKPSPNNIQEIYLDSLRALGIHPEEHDVRFVEDNWEDAAVGAWGVGWEVWLDGMEVTQFTYFQQCGGIDCRPVSIEITYGLERLTMYLQGVNSIFDIQWNDELTYGDVHLQGEIEGSKYNFEASNPELLFTLFKLYEQEAQRLMEKELVLPAFDQVLKCSHTFNLLDARGVISVTERTRYIGRIRAMARQVAQLYLKQREVLGFPLLRPEETKAA, from the coding sequence GTGAATTTTCAAAAGGTGATTGCTGCATTGCACCAGTTTTGGGGCGATCGGGGTTGCTTAATTGTTCAACCCTATGACACAGAGAAGGGGGCTGGGACTAAAAGCCCACATACCTTTTTAAGAGCGATCGGCCCAGAACCCTGGTCGGTGGCGTATGTGGAACCTTGTCGGCGTCCAGCAGATGGGCGTTATGGGGAGAATCCGAATCGGGTACAACACTATTATCAGTACCAGGTGCTAATTAAGCCGTCACCAAATAATATTCAGGAAATTTATTTGGATTCGCTGAGGGCATTGGGAATTCATCCAGAGGAGCACGATGTTCGGTTTGTGGAGGATAACTGGGAGGATGCAGCGGTAGGCGCGTGGGGTGTGGGATGGGAGGTGTGGCTGGACGGGATGGAGGTGACGCAGTTTACTTATTTTCAGCAGTGTGGAGGAATTGATTGCCGCCCAGTATCGATCGAGATTACCTATGGGCTTGAGCGCTTAACGATGTATCTACAGGGAGTCAACTCGATTTTTGACATTCAGTGGAATGATGAGTTGACTTATGGGGATGTTCATCTTCAGGGTGAGATAGAAGGTTCGAAGTATAACTTTGAAGCATCGAACCCAGAGTTGTTGTTTACTCTGTTCAAGTTGTATGAACAGGAGGCGCAACGGCTGATGGAGAAGGAGTTAGTATTGCCTGCCTTTGATCAAGTGCTGAAGTGCTCGCATACCTTTAACCTGTTGGATGCACGGGGCGTAATTTCGGTGACAGAGCGGACACGTTACATTGGCAGGATTCGGGCCATGGCACGTCAAGTTGCGCAGCTTTACTTAAAGCAGCGGGAAGTGTTAGGGTTTCCGCTGTTAAGACCTGAGGAAACGAAGGCTGCTTGA